A single genomic interval of Labeo rohita strain BAU-BD-2019 chromosome 13, IGBB_LRoh.1.0, whole genome shotgun sequence harbors:
- the ptpn20 gene encoding tyrosine-protein phosphatase non-receptor type 13 isoform X2, protein MEQYISKRVIEKVALPCLREELPRLHANNAHMLPEEAEMEFLKIAQQLPEYGVLFHRVARERKPIIGELVLGICAKGIMVYEVKNNSRVLSRRFHWTETDSLSTSRRKFTIECSPSGKKHSFVTESSKIAQYLLNLCSAQHKFHSEMTSRQLTYCLASDDSVAKYTSICRARHNQIKRLSCSEIVLNNIGLNALPNDSMSKSCDDLSAKIGVRIQQQNEVNYIPEPRTPSDLKDQSQSSSPPETYSPPVYRIMSNVSLQKQDSEVHSTTSSIRVDTPTRTTPEREIICVTLKKDPKLGFGFVIVGEDNTGKLDLGIFIASIVPDGPADRDGRIRPGGRLISLNKISLEGMTFNIAAAILQSSPDEVELIVSQPKQDFRDSKTSLATSNLGMMLEKGFGSQSTLSAEYRPVMEELEETLSNIMAPKMGKRLHIPVVRILDIQDRMSNNSSSFSSKPGEVIYMELRKINSSLGISVAGGINTNVHHGGIYIKSVIPGGAADQDGRIQIGDRLLEVDGCNLRAVTHRQAVECLKRTGEVVSLVLEREPPVVLDTYSASSTLERQRSPSPLSAQSTPTPLRKDVTMETPLSVRAKDFSFVSDADNVLEVTLQKSLGSLGFSFIISELGPDEGSMVHIKSIFAGQPAGDCGLLKEGDIILAVNGEPVRGLSYEEVLHLIQKFPSEIRLSICRTSQDEHTDIETSLGLDTLPSRALRSRSLDLHARTVAPDFSELLKKRAIEMGLKKDVSPEKTQETPLTQPKQDTELADTTISAPPPLPPPLPPRPSSGEAGELKPHAMMGEGHDNKAPPPTPPPTPSTAKVTTTNTEPTPTAPETAVTAHQQESKDDTISTNHVSACSSHAAEGVEDTLTSFTAHGLTVIADEEYLTITTTAPSPPSSSIAVSNEPPPPPALSPSLLSTPPSYQQATQASSPVKPTAQFTAPSASNNNGWDDDEEEEDDEDPRRDMLKEFELTVSLTKSWCGSFGFTITRSKLDNCFYVQEVLDNPAKADGRLRPGDRLVMVNGHNVTNVTDDVAISILRSSSKRLHMVLGRAVQNLLPPPPPDTLQDIVIPKTPSGQLGIKLTGGIGSKWQGIYVQEVVPSSPASEEGSIQPNDKIVYICGKCTLGMTLEDAVKVFESAPRKVRFKAMRDDQPVIPVDKWNGMFEWKENKVFPRLEEPVSPDMEAAPTNVKPVADSATQFRKRLSVTSEQESCILQVEFTKPEKGGLGFALVGGVNGSILRVKDICCGGVAEQDGRLRVGDILLEVNGIIVSGLSHGKVVDILRKAEGTVQLTVCRDILPMSTCSGSSSPTEAPQEFNTSKSADITEQTETHADHVSFQTSECPGLGGECEQESRNCTPTCQRCCPSLGVTDMLQERTDPQKQHLEKSAMKTEHSQSDGWSSDEEEDGDDDDNASQPSLPEAVPHTGQPIVSEEELARLAVISPAKNGQYSGSRVKALIQALEQLEKQDLIKEFMALEHLKPSDNCLVGKAPENREKNRYRDILPYDKTRVPVGENEGYINASYIRMKVGTEELFYISAQGPLPGTQDNFWQMVWENKSDVIAMMTQEVERGRVKCHKYWPEKLDAPKETSRYQLHLDNYQMLGYFHIKVIKMVEKESGDVHFVKHLKFTTWPDHGTPHSSEQLVCFIRYMRAVHTKGPIIVHCSAGIGRAGVLICTDVILSLIEKDLSINVSGIVKEMRLQRHGMIQTKEQYLFCYKVWLEVLQSISLLHDHHWQTDTSS, encoded by the exons ATGGAGCAGTACATCTCTAAGAGAGTCATAGAGAAAGTGGCCTTGCCCTGTTTAAGAGAGGAGTTGCCAAGGTTACATGCCAATAATGCCCACATGCTTCCAGAAGAGGCTGAGATGGAGTTCTTAAAG ATTGCACAGCAGCTGCCAGAGTACGGAGTGCTGTTCCACAGAGTTGCCCGTGAAAGGAAACCTATTATTGGAGAGCTGGTTTTGGGAATTTGTGCCAAAGGAATTATGGTTTATGAAGTCAAGAACAATTCTCGGGTGTTAAGCCGCAGATTTCACTGGACGGAGACAGACAGTCTCTCAACAAGT AGACGAAAATTTACCATTGAGTGCAGCCCGAGTGGGAAGAAGCACTCGTTTGTGACGGAGAGCTCAAAGATCGCACAGTACCTCCTGAACCTCTGCTCAGCCCAGCACAAGTTTCACAGTGAGATGACCTCTCGTCAGCTGACCTACTGTTTAGCCTCAG ATGACAGCGTGGCAAAATACACATCAATATGCCGTGCTAGACACAATCAGATAAAGAGGCTGTCTTGCTCGGAGATTGTGCTCAACAATATTGGTCTGAATGCGTTACCGAATGACTCCATGAGCAAGTCTTGCGATGACCTGTCGGCAAAGATCGGAGTTCGGATTCAGCAACAGAATGAAGTGAATTACATTCCTGAACCAAGAACTCCAAGTGATCTGAAAGACCAGAGCCAAAGCAGCAG CCCTCCAGAAACGTACAGTCCCCCAGTCTATCGCATCATGTCCAATGTCTCTTTGCAAAAGCAGGACTCTGAGGTTCATTCCACCACCTCATCTATAAGAG tgGACACACCCACAAGAACAACCCCAGAGAGAGAAATCATCTGTGTTACTTTAAAGAAAGATCCCAAACTTGGTTTTG GTTTTGTAATAGTCGGAGAGGACAACACAGGGAAGTTAGATCTTGGGATTTTCATTGCATCCATCGTTCCTGATGGACCAGCTGATAGGGACGGCCGAATCAGACCAG gtGGACGGCTGATCTCTTTGAATAAGATCAGTTTAGAGGGGATGACGTTTAATATAGCTGCTGCCATACTGCAGAGCAGCCCAGATGAAGTGGAGCTCATAGTGTCCCAACCTAAAC AGGATTTTCGGGACAGTAAGACCTCGCTGGCTACAAGTAATTTAGGGATGATGCTGGAAAAAGGCTTTGGCTCTCAAAGTACCCTGAGTGCAGAGTACAGGCCTGTGATGGAGGAGCTGGAGGAGACCCTCTCCAACATCATGGCTCCTAAAATGGGCAAAAGGCTGCACATACCTGTGGTGCGGATTCTGGATATTCAG GACAGGATGTCTAATAATTCGTCCAGCTTCAGCTCAAAGCCAGGTGAAGTAATCTACATGGAGCTCAGAAAGATCAACAGCAGCTTGGGAATCAGTGTTGCT gGGGGAATCAACACTAATGTACATCATGGAGGAATCTACATCAAAAGCGTGATACCAGGAGGAGCGGCAGATCAAGATGGAAGAATACAGATAG GTGACAGGCTGCTGGAGGTGGACGGCTGTAACCTGCGTGCCGTCACACACAGGCAGGCGGTAGAGTGCCTGAAGAGGACAGGGGAG GTGGTGAGCCTGGTTCTGGAACGAGAGCCTCCAGTGGTGTTGGACACTTACAGTGCCTCATCCACGTTGGAGAGACAGAGATCTCCTTCACCCCTCAGTGCGCAGAGTACACCCACCCCTCTGAGGAAAGATGTGACCATGGAAACGCCCTTGTCTGTCAGGGCCAAGGACTTCAGCTTTGTGTCAGATG CAGATAATGTCCTGGAGGTGACGCTACAGAAAAGTCTCGGTAGCCTGGGGTTCAGTTTCATCATATCTGAACTTGGTCCGGATGAGGGCAGCATGGTGCATATTAAGAGCATTTTTGCTGGTCAGCCTGCAGGAGATTGTGGGCTTCTGAAGGAGGGAGACATAATCCTGGCTGTTAATGGAGAACCTGTCAGAGGCCTCTCCTATGAG GAAGTTTTACATCTCATTCAAAAATTTCCGTCTGAGATCAGGCTGTCAATCTGCAGAACCTCACAGGATGAACATACAGATATTGAGACCTCTCTG GGTCTTGACACGCTTCCATCCCGTGCATTGAGATCCAGGTCTCTTGACCTGCACGCAAGGACTGTTGCCCCAGACTTCAGTGAACTCCTTAAGAAGCGGGCAATAGAGATGGGTCTAAAGAAAGATGTTTCCCCAGAGAAAACCCAGGAGACCCCCTTGACGCAGCCAAAACAAGATACTGAGCTGGCAGATACGACTATATCTGCACCACCACCCCTACCTCCACCTCTACCTCCACGTCCATCCTCAGGTGAAGCTGGAGAACTAAAACCTCATGCAATGATGGGGGAGGGGCATGACAACAAAGCTCCACCCCCAACTCCTCCCCCAACACCAAGCACTGCTAAAGTGACAACAACCAACACAGAACCAACTCCAACAGCCCCTGAAACAGCAGTAACAGCCCATCAGCAAGAGTCAAAAGATGATACCATCTCAACCAACCATGTCTCAGCTTGTTCCAG TCACGCAGCTGAAGGTGTAGAAGATACCTTGACAAGTTTCACTGCTCATGGACTGACTGTCATAGCCGATGAGGAATACTTGACCATCACCACCACAGCACCCTCTCCTCCAAGCAGCAGCATTGCTGTCTCCAATGAACCGCCCCCTCCACCGGCCCTTTCTCCATCACTGCTAAGCACACCTCCGTCCTACCAGCAAGCAACTCAAGCATCATCTCCAGTGAAACCTACTGCCCAGTTCACCGCCCCCTCAGCCAGCAACAACAACGGCTGGGACGATGATGAAGAAgaggaggatgatgaagatCCCAGAAGG GACATGTTGAAGGAGTTTGAACTGACCGTCTCACTGACCAAATCATGGTGTGGCAGTTTCGGTTTTACAATAACCAGGAGTAAACTTGACAACTGCTTTTATGTCCAGGAAGTCCTGGATAATCCGGCCAAAGCAGATGGCAGATTGAGGCCAGGAGACAGGCTTGTCATG GTAAATGGTCACAATGTGACCAACGTGACAGATGATGTGGCTATTAGCATCCTCAGGTCCTCCTCTAAAAGACTGCATATGGTGCTGGGCAGAGCTGTGCAAAATCTACTGCCTCCACCGCCTCCTGACACCCTCCAGGACATTGTCATACCCAAGACTCCATCTGGACAACTAG GCATCAAGCTAACAGGGGGCATTGGCAGCAAGTGGCAGGGAATTTATGTCCAGGAGGTGGTGCCAAGCTCCCCTGCTAGTGAAGAGGGCAGCATCCAACCCAATGACAAGATTGTTTATATATGTGGGAAGTGCACCCTGGGAATGACGCTGGAGGATGCTGTGAAAGTGTTTGAGAGTGCCCCACGCAAAGTCAGATTCAAAGCCATGAG AGATGATCAACCAGTGATACCAGTAGATAAATGGAATG GTATGTTTGAATGGAAGGAGAATAAAGTCTTCCCTCGCCTCGAAGAGCCCGTGTCCCCTGACATGGAGGCGGCTCCTACCAATG TTAAACCTGTTGCTGACAGTGCCACACAATTCAGGAAAAGGCTCTCTGTCACATCAGAGCAGGAG AGCTGTATCCTCCAGGTGGAGTTCACCAAGCCTGAGAAAGGTGGGCTGGGCTTTGCTCTGGTGGGCGGGGTCAATGGGAGCATACTGAGAGTGAAGGATATTTGTTGTGGGGGTGTGGCCGAGCAGGATGGTCGACTCCGAGTGGGTGACATTCTTTTAGAG GTGAATGGCATCATTGTATCAGGACTGAGTCACGGTAAAGTTGTGGATATTTTGCGGAAGGCAGAGGGCACGGTTCAGCTGACGGTATGTAGGGACATCCTGCCCATGTCAACCTGCTCTGGTTCCAGCTCCCCTACTGAGGCCCCTCAGGAATTCAACACATCAAAATCTGCAG ATATTACAGAACAAACGGAAACACATGCAGATCATGTATCTTTCCAGACCTCAGAATGTCCTGGTCTTGGAGGGGAATGTGAGCAG GAAAGTCGAAACTGTACACCTACCTGTCAGAGGTGTTGTCCATCATTGGGAGTTACAGACATGCTACAGGAAAG GACAGACCCCCAGAAGCAGCATCTTGAAAAATCTGCCATGAAAACAGAGCATAGCCAGTCAGACGGCTGGAGCAGTGATGAAGAAGAGGACGGTGATGATGACGACAATGCTTCTCAGCCATCGCTTCCCGAGGCTGTTCCTCATACAG GTCAACCCATTGTGTCAGAAGAGGAGCTTGCTAGGCTTGCAGTGATATCCCCGGCTAAGAATGGGCAGTACTCTGGCTCCAGGGTCAAAGCCCTCATCCAGGCCCTTGAACAGTTAGAAAAGCAAGATCTGATCAAAGAGTTCATG GCTTTAGAGCATTTAAAACCCTCAGACAACTGCCTGGTTGGAAAAGCACCCGAAAACCGGGAGAAGAACAGATACAGGGATATCCTGCCCT ATGATAAGACACGTGTTCCTGTCGGAGAGAATGAGGGCTACATCAATGCCAGCTACATTCGTATGAAGGTGGGTACAGAGGAGCTCTTCTACATCTCTGCTCAGGGACCTTTGCCTGGCACTCAGGATAACTTCTGGCAGATGGTGTGGGAGAACAAGTCTGATGTTATCGCCATGATGACTCAAGAGGTGGAACGTGGCCGGGTGAAATGCCACAAGTACTGGCCCGAGAAGCTCGACGCTCCCAAAGAAACCAGCCGTTACCAGCTCCACCTGGATAACTACCAGATGCTTGGCTATTTCCACATTAAGGTCATCAAGATGGTGGAAAAAGAG